Proteins from a genomic interval of Brachybacterium vulturis:
- the pth gene encoding aminoacyl-tRNA hydrolase, which yields MTVSAHRPGPYLVVGLGNPGPKYAGTRHNIGQMVLDHIAGAAGGRFAAARRAQAVVLEGRLGLPGADARVILAKTTTFMNVSGGPVKALAAYYDIPPERIVAVHDEVDIPFDAVRLKLGGGEGGHNGLRDISRALATKDYLRVRVGVGRPAGGRDTADHVLAPFSTTERRSLELLVSDAADAVESVILEGLTAAQQRFHSREVR from the coding sequence ATGACCGTGAGTGCACACCGGCCCGGCCCGTACCTGGTGGTGGGCCTGGGCAACCCCGGCCCGAAGTACGCCGGGACCCGGCACAACATCGGTCAGATGGTCCTCGACCACATCGCGGGGGCCGCCGGCGGCCGCTTCGCCGCCGCCCGCCGCGCCCAGGCCGTCGTGCTCGAGGGGCGGCTCGGGCTCCCCGGTGCCGATGCACGCGTGATCCTCGCCAAGACCACCACCTTCATGAACGTCTCCGGCGGCCCCGTCAAAGCGCTGGCCGCCTACTACGACATCCCGCCGGAGCGGATCGTCGCCGTGCACGACGAGGTGGACATCCCCTTCGACGCGGTGCGGCTCAAGCTCGGCGGCGGCGAGGGCGGCCACAACGGCCTGCGCGACATCAGCCGGGCCCTGGCCACGAAGGACTACCTGCGGGTGCGGGTGGGCGTCGGCCGACCGGCCGGCGGCCGCGACACCGCCGATCACGTGCTCGCCCCCTTCAGCACCACCGAGCGCAGGTCCCTGGAGCTGCTCGTCTCCGATGCGGCCGACGCCGTCGAGTCCGTGATCCTCGAGGGCCTCACCGCCGCCCAGCAGCGCTTCCACTCCCGAGAGGTCCGATGA
- a CDS encoding 50S ribosomal protein L25/general stress protein Ctc has product MAEKLNVELRENFGKGASRRLRAESRIPAVLYGHGEAPLHLSLPGHDTALAARNPNALLELSLPDGATHLALIKEIQRHPLKRSLNHLDLITVRKGEKVEVEIPVILTGEPVAPAAAFVDLQTLTLLVDALHVPEQVEIDVEGTEDGFQVFAGDVTLPAGSELISDVELLVASVALPRVEASEDEEAEEAAEALAEEE; this is encoded by the coding sequence ATGGCTGAGAAGCTGAACGTCGAACTGCGCGAGAACTTCGGCAAGGGCGCCTCGCGTCGCCTGCGCGCCGAGAGCCGCATCCCCGCCGTCCTCTACGGACACGGCGAAGCCCCCCTCCACCTCTCGCTCCCCGGGCACGACACCGCCCTGGCGGCCCGCAATCCCAACGCGCTGCTCGAGCTCTCCCTCCCGGACGGCGCCACGCACCTCGCGCTCATCAAGGAGATCCAGCGCCACCCGCTGAAGCGCTCCCTGAACCACCTCGACCTGATCACCGTCCGCAAGGGCGAGAAGGTCGAGGTCGAGATCCCGGTGATCCTCACCGGCGAGCCCGTCGCCCCGGCCGCGGCCTTCGTCGACCTGCAGACCCTGACCCTGCTGGTCGATGCGCTCCACGTGCCCGAGCAGGTCGAGATCGATGTCGAGGGCACCGAGGACGGCTTCCAGGTCTTCGCCGGCGACGTCACCCTGCCCGCGGGCAGCGAGCTGATCTCCGACGTCGAGCTGCTGGTCGCCAGCGTGGCCCTGCCGCGCGTCGAGGCGTCCGAGGACGAGGAGGCCGAGGAGGCCGCTGAGGCGCTCGCCGAGGAGGAGTGA
- a CDS encoding ribose-phosphate diphosphokinase, which translates to MSGIVTTGEKRLVLASGRAHPVLAQEVADELGVEVLPMDAWDFANGEIYVRYGESVRGTDVFVLQSHPAPINTWVMEHLIMIDALKRASAKRITAIAPSFPYARQDKKHRGREPISARLMADMYETAGVDRMISVDLHAPQVQGYFERPVDHLMALPILAAYIQDKYGQEDLAVVSPDAGRIRVAEQWAKKLGGVNLAFIHKSRDPKRPNQAVAKRVIGDVEGKTCILVDDMIDTAGTIVQAADALVANGADSVVIATTHAILSDPATERLKASSVREVICTNTLPVPPEKQFDRLTQLSIAPLLARAIRAVFDDGSVTSIFDGEV; encoded by the coding sequence ATGAGCGGAATCGTCACCACCGGGGAGAAGCGCCTGGTCCTCGCGTCCGGACGGGCCCACCCGGTCCTCGCGCAGGAGGTCGCCGACGAGCTCGGCGTCGAGGTCCTGCCGATGGACGCCTGGGACTTCGCCAATGGCGAGATCTACGTGCGCTACGGCGAGTCCGTGCGCGGCACGGACGTCTTCGTGCTGCAGTCGCATCCCGCCCCGATCAACACCTGGGTGATGGAGCACCTCATCATGATCGACGCGCTCAAGCGGGCGTCGGCCAAGCGGATCACCGCGATCGCGCCGAGCTTCCCGTATGCGCGTCAGGACAAGAAGCATCGCGGACGCGAGCCGATCTCCGCGCGGCTGATGGCCGACATGTACGAGACCGCCGGGGTGGATCGCATGATCTCCGTGGACCTGCATGCCCCGCAGGTGCAGGGCTATTTCGAACGGCCCGTCGATCACCTGATGGCGCTGCCGATCCTCGCCGCCTACATCCAGGACAAGTACGGCCAGGAGGACCTCGCCGTGGTCTCCCCGGATGCGGGTCGCATCCGGGTGGCGGAGCAGTGGGCGAAGAAGCTCGGCGGCGTCAACCTCGCGTTCATCCACAAGTCCCGCGACCCCAAGCGGCCCAACCAGGCCGTGGCCAAGCGTGTGATCGGCGACGTCGAGGGCAAGACCTGCATCCTGGTCGACGACATGATCGACACGGCCGGCACCATCGTGCAGGCGGCTGACGCCCTGGTCGCCAACGGGGCGGACTCGGTGGTCATCGCGACCACCCATGCGATCCTCTCCGATCCCGCCACCGAGCGGCTGAAGGCCAGCTCGGTCCGGGAGGTGATCTGCACCAACACGCTGCCGGTCCCGCCCGAGAAGCAGTTCGACCGCCTCACCCAGCTCTCGATCGCGCCGCTGCTCGCGCGGGCGATCCGCGCCGTCTTCGACGACGGCTCGGTCACCAGCATCTTCGACGGCGAGGTGTGA
- the glmU gene encoding bifunctional UDP-N-acetylglucosamine diphosphorylase/glucosamine-1-phosphate N-acetyltransferase GlmU — protein MGIEETTAPAAVIVLAAGAGTRMRSRRPKVLHEIGGRSLLVHAVTAAEGTGPAELVVVLRHERDRVAEHLAEHAAEVTVADQDEIPGTGRAVQCGLEQVTASEGTVLVTYGDVPLLDPATLRELVSAHEGAGAAATVLSARVPDPAGYGRILRSEDGSEVLGIVEHKDADDSQRAIDEINSGIYAFDLAVLRDALGRIGTDNAQGEMYLTDVLSIARRDGRSVRAVVTDDVMMVEGVNDRVQLAQLGAEMNRRTLERHMRAGVTIVDPATTWIDADVSIGQDAMILPGVQLYGATDIGEEAVIGPDSTLRDTEVGAGAEVVRSHALLAVIGARAAVGPFSYLRAGTDLGAAGKIGGFVETKNAKIGESAKIPHLSYVGDADIGEGTNIGAGTIVANYDGVDKHRTTVGRQVRVGADNVLVAPVTIGDGAATGAGTTVRKDVPAGALGVSAVSQRNMEGWTLRRRAGTAAEAAARAALGADDESAARTPAGTAADEHKEHEQR, from the coding sequence GTGGGAATCGAAGAGACCACCGCCCCCGCCGCCGTGATCGTTCTGGCCGCCGGTGCCGGGACCCGGATGAGATCCCGGAGACCGAAGGTCCTCCACGAGATCGGGGGCAGATCGCTCCTCGTGCACGCCGTCACCGCGGCCGAGGGCACCGGGCCCGCCGAGCTGGTGGTCGTGCTCCGCCACGAGCGGGACCGCGTCGCCGAGCACCTCGCCGAGCATGCCGCCGAGGTCACCGTCGCCGACCAGGACGAGATCCCCGGCACCGGGCGCGCCGTCCAGTGCGGCCTCGAGCAGGTCACCGCGAGCGAGGGCACCGTCCTGGTCACCTACGGGGATGTGCCGCTGCTGGACCCCGCCACCCTGCGCGAGCTGGTCTCCGCGCACGAAGGTGCCGGGGCCGCCGCCACCGTGCTCAGCGCCCGCGTCCCCGACCCCGCCGGCTACGGGCGCATCCTGCGCAGCGAGGACGGCTCCGAGGTGCTCGGGATCGTCGAGCACAAGGACGCCGACGACTCCCAGCGCGCGATCGACGAGATCAACTCCGGCATCTACGCCTTCGACCTCGCCGTGCTGCGCGACGCGCTCGGGCGCATCGGCACCGACAACGCCCAGGGTGAGATGTACCTCACCGATGTCCTCTCGATCGCCCGGAGGGACGGCCGCTCGGTGCGGGCCGTGGTCACCGACGACGTGATGATGGTCGAGGGCGTCAACGACCGGGTCCAGCTCGCGCAGCTCGGCGCCGAGATGAACCGCCGCACCCTCGAGCGCCATATGCGCGCCGGCGTCACGATCGTCGACCCCGCCACCACCTGGATCGACGCCGACGTCAGCATCGGGCAGGACGCCATGATCCTTCCCGGCGTCCAGCTGTACGGAGCCACCGACATCGGTGAGGAGGCCGTGATCGGCCCCGATTCCACCCTCCGCGACACCGAGGTGGGCGCCGGGGCCGAGGTGGTCCGCTCCCATGCGCTGCTGGCCGTGATCGGCGCCCGCGCCGCCGTCGGCCCCTTCTCCTACCTCCGCGCCGGGACGGACCTCGGGGCGGCGGGGAAGATCGGCGGCTTCGTCGAGACGAAGAACGCGAAGATCGGCGAGAGTGCGAAGATTCCGCACCTCAGCTACGTCGGCGACGCCGACATCGGCGAGGGCACCAACATCGGTGCCGGCACGATCGTGGCGAACTACGACGGGGTGGACAAGCACCGCACCACCGTCGGCCGCCAGGTGCGCGTCGGCGCCGACAACGTCCTGGTGGCGCCGGTCACGATCGGCGACGGGGCGGCGACCGGGGCCGGGACCACGGTGCGCAAGGACGTCCCTGCGGGGGCGCTGGGCGTCAGCGCCGTCTCGCAGCGGAACATGGAAGGATGGACCCTGCGACGCCGTGCGGGGACTGCGGCCGAGGCCGCGGCACGCGCGGCCCTCGGCGCTGACGATGAGTCCGCTGCCAGGACGCCTGCAGGAACTGCCGCCGACGAGCACAAGGAGCACGAGCAGCGATGA
- a CDS encoding TetR/AcrR family transcriptional regulator gives MSGTERREQLVTVGRRVFAEKGFDMTTVEEIAARAKVSKPIVYEHFGGKEGLYAVVVDREVSTLLSDLENSLKDQRSHPRVLMERAALAFLSYIDENEDGFRILVRDSPVSHAVGTFSSLLTDVAQRVEEILATQLRLHRYPPRDATLYAQMLVGMVAYTGQWWLETRRPAKEVVAARMVNLSWYGLSALQKKPSLRENGSS, from the coding sequence ATGTCCGGCACGGAGCGCCGTGAGCAGCTGGTCACGGTGGGCCGGCGGGTGTTCGCCGAGAAGGGCTTCGACATGACCACCGTCGAGGAGATCGCGGCGCGCGCGAAGGTCTCCAAGCCGATCGTGTACGAGCACTTCGGCGGCAAGGAGGGCCTGTACGCCGTCGTCGTGGACCGTGAGGTCTCCACCCTGCTCAGCGATCTGGAGAACTCCCTCAAGGACCAGCGCTCCCATCCCCGGGTGCTGATGGAGCGGGCGGCGCTCGCCTTCCTCTCCTACATCGACGAGAACGAGGACGGCTTCCGGATCCTGGTGCGGGACTCCCCCGTCAGCCATGCCGTCGGCACCTTCTCCTCCCTGCTCACCGATGTCGCGCAGCGGGTCGAGGAGATCCTCGCCACGCAGCTGCGTCTGCACCGCTACCCGCCGCGCGATGCCACGCTGTACGCCCAGATGCTCGTCGGGATGGTGGCGTACACCGGCCAGTGGTGGCTGGAGACGCGCCGGCCCGCGAAGGAGGTCGTCGCCGCCCGCATGGTGAACCTCTCCTGGTACGGGCTCAGCGCCCTGCAGAAGAAGCCCTCGCTGCGCGAGAACGGGAGCAGCTGA
- a CDS encoding MarR family winged helix-turn-helix transcriptional regulator has protein sequence MPTTPDAAAPRHDEVDRIVAGWRAARTDLDVAPLAVFSRISRLSRYLEVARRGAFTDAGLEGWEFDMLSALRRSGDDALSPGALMHETLVTSGTMTTRIDKLVARGLVSKNRSPHDGRAVEVRLRADGVARVDAAMEKLLEAEQELLAPLAPDGRSALAGTLRSLLLTFEVDDPPQR, from the coding sequence ATGCCCACCACGCCAGACGCCGCCGCACCGCGCCACGACGAGGTCGACCGCATCGTCGCGGGCTGGCGTGCGGCACGCACCGATCTGGACGTCGCACCGCTGGCGGTGTTCTCCCGCATCTCCCGGCTGTCGCGGTATCTCGAGGTCGCCCGGCGCGGCGCCTTCACCGACGCGGGGCTGGAGGGGTGGGAGTTCGACATGCTCTCGGCACTGCGGCGCAGCGGCGACGACGCCCTCTCCCCCGGCGCGCTGATGCACGAGACGCTGGTGACCAGCGGCACCATGACGACGCGGATCGACAAGCTGGTCGCCCGGGGCCTGGTGAGCAAGAACCGCAGCCCGCATGACGGTCGCGCGGTCGAGGTGCGCCTGCGCGCCGACGGCGTCGCCCGGGTCGATGCGGCGATGGAGAAGCTGCTGGAGGCGGAGCAGGAGCTGCTCGCGCCGCTGGCCCCCGACGGGCGCTCCGCCCTCGCCGGCACCCTGCGCTCCCTGCTGCTGACCTTCGAGGTCGACGACCCTCCCCAGCGGTGA
- a CDS encoding ABC-F family ATP-binding cassette domain-containing protein, giving the protein MAHLLGTQSLHVSLPDRVLLDDITVGIDEGDRIGVVGRNGDGKSTLLRLLAGLTTPDEGRVTVRGGVRVGVLSQQDEATADTTVRHRVVGDRPEFEWASDPRIRDVLSGLLEGIDLESPLTALSGGQLRRVHLAELLVGDWDVLLLDEPTNHLDVEGISWLAEHLRRRWSRKDGGLVVITHDRWFLDAVCTRMWEVHDGIVEPFEGGYAAYVLQRVERDRQTAAIESKRQNLMRKELAWLRRGAPARTSKPKFRIDAANELIAGEPPVRDSVALTQLATSRLGRDVIDVLDVDAGYGDVTVLRDVTVHIGPADRIGVLGPNGAGKSTLLALITGELEPQAGRVKKGKTVTVRQVTQQLEGLQQHLDSRVSDVVGRYRTTFRSGKDEVTPGQLLERLGFTPAHQKVKVGALSGGQQRRLDLLLTLLDEPNILVLDEPTNDMDTDMLAAMEDLLDTWPGPLLVVSHDRYLLERVTDIQYAVLDGTVRHVPGGVEQYLELRAAQTAAGARPTGIGGAAGSGGAGGAGGAGGAGSGGSGRSPASAPAAGSSAAGASTLSGPESHAAQKELGAVERRMQKLERQTTSLHTKLADHDQSDYVGLAEITAQLREVEGEIEALEERWLELSELLG; this is encoded by the coding sequence ATGGCTCATCTGCTCGGCACCCAGTCCCTGCACGTCTCCCTGCCCGACCGCGTGCTGCTGGATGACATCACCGTCGGCATCGACGAGGGCGACCGCATCGGCGTGGTGGGGCGCAACGGCGACGGGAAGTCGACGCTGCTGCGCCTGCTCGCGGGCCTGACCACACCGGATGAGGGCCGCGTCACCGTGCGCGGCGGGGTGCGGGTCGGGGTGCTCAGCCAGCAGGACGAGGCGACCGCCGACACCACCGTCCGCCACCGCGTGGTCGGCGATCGGCCCGAGTTCGAGTGGGCCTCGGACCCACGGATCCGGGACGTGCTGTCCGGGCTGCTCGAGGGCATCGACCTCGAGTCCCCGCTCACCGCGCTCTCCGGTGGGCAGCTGCGCCGCGTGCACCTGGCAGAGCTGCTGGTGGGCGACTGGGACGTGCTGCTGCTGGACGAGCCGACGAACCACCTCGACGTCGAGGGCATCTCCTGGCTCGCGGAGCATCTGCGTCGCCGCTGGAGCCGCAAGGACGGCGGCCTCGTGGTCATCACCCACGACCGCTGGTTCCTGGACGCGGTCTGCACCCGGATGTGGGAGGTGCACGACGGGATCGTGGAGCCCTTCGAGGGCGGCTACGCCGCCTATGTGCTGCAGCGGGTCGAGCGGGACCGCCAGACCGCGGCGATCGAGTCGAAGCGGCAGAACCTGATGCGCAAGGAGCTGGCCTGGCTGCGCCGCGGCGCCCCCGCCCGGACGTCGAAGCCGAAGTTCCGCATCGACGCCGCGAACGAGCTGATCGCAGGCGAGCCGCCGGTCCGTGATTCCGTCGCGCTGACCCAGCTGGCGACCTCGCGCCTGGGCCGGGACGTGATCGATGTGCTCGACGTGGATGCCGGCTACGGGGACGTGACCGTGCTGCGCGATGTCACCGTGCACATCGGTCCCGCGGACCGCATCGGGGTGCTGGGGCCCAACGGCGCCGGCAAGTCGACGCTGCTGGCCCTGATCACCGGGGAGCTGGAGCCGCAGGCCGGTCGGGTCAAGAAGGGCAAGACCGTCACCGTGCGGCAGGTGACCCAGCAGCTGGAGGGCCTGCAGCAGCATCTGGACTCGCGGGTCAGCGATGTGGTGGGCAGGTACCGCACCACCTTCCGCTCCGGGAAGGACGAGGTCACGCCCGGGCAGCTGCTGGAGCGGCTCGGGTTCACCCCAGCGCATCAGAAGGTGAAGGTCGGGGCGCTCTCGGGCGGTCAGCAGCGCCGCTTGGATCTGCTGCTGACCCTGCTGGACGAGCCCAACATCCTGGTGCTCGACGAGCCGACGAACGACATGGACACCGACATGCTCGCGGCGATGGAGGACCTGCTGGACACCTGGCCCGGTCCGCTGCTGGTGGTCTCCCACGACCGCTACCTGCTCGAGCGCGTCACCGACATCCAGTACGCGGTGCTCGACGGCACGGTCCGGCACGTGCCGGGCGGGGTGGAGCAGTACCTGGAGCTGCGGGCTGCGCAGACGGCGGCAGGGGCGCGGCCGACGGGCATCGGCGGTGCGGCCGGTTCCGGTGGCGCGGGCGGTGCCGGTGGTGCCGGTGGTGCCGGCTCCGGCGGCTCCGGCCGGTCACCGGCGTCCGCCCCCGCAGCCGGCTCGTCGGCCGCGGGGGCGTCGACCCTCTCCGGGCCGGAGTCGCATGCGGCGCAGAAGGAGCTCGGGGCCGTCGAGCGCCGGATGCAGAAGCTCGAGCGGCAGACGACGTCCCTGCACACGAAGCTGGCCGACCACGACCAGTCCGACTACGTGGGTCTCGCGGAGATCACGGCACAGCTGCGCGAGGTCGAGGGCGAGATCGAAGCTCTCGAGGAGCGCTGGTTGGAGCTGTCCGAGCTGCTCGGCTGA
- a CDS encoding HNH endonuclease signature motif containing protein has translation MTAARAVLAEIGADGAVSLDRLSATETVAVLSRLQELSGAVAAVQARALIRLEESVKEDCRRREETPKQALKIARSEVSTALKQSRSCAGQSMASCRRLVRSMPGMLAALAHGRIVPSSAHRVGRTMAPASPEQRAQVDQILAAHLPYLEDCGPEEWAGEAEKVLHGLDPHGAADRHRTAKKDRSVTVRRGEHGMCTVTAHLSGLDGARIRKGLSIAAEKARAHGDRRGHQQIMADLFADALIGRGEGIDPSTLDIGVIITDRSLLAPDHADAATIEGYGAVPYEHIREEMREAMSAADQDPELAPALRRLYTDPEDGQLVAVESTARSFPPALARFLRIAHQTCRAPHCDASIRQNDHIVPWAQGGPTSLDNGNGLCAADNQKEESGQSARVVRDENGKRRTVEWTTRYGQKSHRRGINHDPLGTGARLLGSTAGAEHSALDADSGPPQDEPTPGTSRESGIPRRDHSGDQIQGTAVDEPEGALRRALALIDPHLVEHDSLSDRHRLARGRRDHVFLPHLTLISRRPWRGPEAGAA, from the coding sequence GTGACCGCTGCGCGTGCCGTGCTCGCCGAGATCGGTGCGGACGGTGCCGTCTCGCTCGATCGACTGTCGGCGACTGAGACCGTCGCAGTGCTGAGTCGGCTCCAGGAGCTGTCCGGTGCGGTGGCCGCGGTCCAGGCACGGGCGCTGATCCGCCTGGAGGAGTCGGTCAAGGAGGACTGTCGGCGTCGTGAGGAGACGCCGAAGCAGGCGCTGAAGATCGCACGGTCCGAGGTGTCGACGGCGCTGAAGCAGTCCAGGTCCTGCGCCGGTCAGTCGATGGCCTCCTGTCGCCGCCTCGTCCGCTCGATGCCCGGCATGCTCGCAGCACTCGCCCACGGCCGGATCGTGCCCAGCTCCGCGCACAGAGTGGGGCGCACGATGGCGCCGGCGAGCCCCGAGCAGCGCGCGCAGGTCGATCAGATCCTCGCCGCCCACCTTCCCTACCTCGAGGACTGCGGTCCAGAGGAATGGGCCGGTGAGGCGGAGAAGGTGCTGCACGGACTGGATCCGCACGGGGCCGCAGACCGTCATCGCACGGCGAAGAAGGATCGCAGTGTCACCGTGCGCCGCGGCGAGCACGGCATGTGCACGGTCACCGCGCACCTGTCCGGGCTCGACGGCGCCCGCATCCGCAAGGGACTCTCGATCGCCGCGGAGAAGGCCCGCGCCCACGGTGATCGGCGGGGCCACCAGCAGATCATGGCGGACCTCTTCGCCGATGCGCTGATCGGTCGCGGCGAGGGGATCGATCCGTCCACTCTGGACATCGGCGTGATCATCACCGACCGCTCCCTCCTCGCCCCCGACCATGCCGACGCCGCCACCATCGAGGGCTACGGCGCGGTGCCCTATGAGCACATCCGCGAGGAGATGCGCGAGGCGATGAGCGCCGCGGACCAGGATCCGGAGCTGGCGCCGGCGCTGCGCCGGCTCTACACCGACCCGGAGGACGGCCAGCTCGTCGCCGTCGAATCCACTGCCCGCAGCTTCCCGCCGGCGCTCGCCCGCTTCCTCCGGATCGCCCACCAGACCTGCCGGGCGCCCCACTGCGATGCGAGCATCCGCCAGAACGACCACATCGTCCCCTGGGCGCAGGGTGGTCCCACCTCCCTGGACAACGGCAACGGACTCTGCGCCGCGGACAACCAGAAGGAGGAGTCCGGGCAGAGCGCGCGCGTCGTCCGTGACGAGAACGGGAAGCGCCGCACCGTCGAATGGACCACCCGCTACGGGCAGAAGTCCCACCGCCGCGGCATCAATCACGACCCGCTCGGCACGGGGGCGAGGCTCCTCGGCAGCACCGCCGGCGCGGAGCACTCCGCGCTCGATGCCGACTCCGGCCCGCCCCAGGACGAGCCGACACCAGGGACGTCCCGAGAATCCGGTATTCCACGCCGAGACCACAGCGGAGACCAGATCCAGGGCACTGCTGTTGACGAGCCCGAAGGCGCACTCCGTCGCGCTCTCGCACTGATCGATCCGCACCTGGTGGAGCACGATTCCCTCAGCGACCGCCACCGGCTCGCGCGGGGGCGGCGGGATCACGTCTTCCTCCCGCACCTCACGCTCATCTCCCGCAGGCCATGGCGCGGTCCTGAAGCCGGCGCGGCGTAG
- a CDS encoding GNAT family N-acetyltransferase, whose product MTDPPFHLRPATSGDAEGCAFVHRTAWVETYSELLPARHWERDTLSRRTESWRRRLDGGAAVTVAESAGRIIGFAMTTPARTIGAHEPVREVELSSLYVLTAHHGTGAGQALLDAVLRPDTPAQLWVLEENPRARRFYERNGFTADGARCVEESLSLTEVRHVR is encoded by the coding sequence ATGACGGATCCGCCGTTCCACCTTCGGCCCGCCACCTCCGGCGATGCCGAGGGATGCGCATTCGTGCACCGCACGGCGTGGGTCGAGACGTACTCCGAGCTGCTCCCTGCGCGGCACTGGGAGAGGGACACGCTGTCACGTCGCACGGAGAGCTGGCGGCGTCGGCTCGACGGCGGCGCGGCCGTCACCGTGGCGGAGTCCGCGGGACGGATCATCGGGTTCGCCATGACGACTCCGGCGCGCACGATCGGGGCGCACGAACCCGTGCGTGAGGTCGAGCTGTCATCCCTCTATGTCCTGACGGCTCACCACGGGACCGGAGCAGGGCAGGCGCTGCTCGATGCGGTGCTGAGGCCCGATACGCCGGCGCAGCTGTGGGTCCTCGAGGAGAACCCTCGAGCGCGTCGGTTCTACGAGCGCAACGGCTTCACCGCCGATGGCGCTCGCTGCGTCGAGGAGAGCCTGTCCCTCACCGAGGTTCGGCACGTCCGATGA
- a CDS encoding 4-(cytidine 5'-diphospho)-2-C-methyl-D-erythritol kinase, producing MPPARQRVVVRAPGKINLSLGVGAVDDRGYHALATVFQAVDLYETITATRADGMSLEVSSQVPGTVPLDESNLALRAAELLRTECDLRDGAALHIRKQVPIAGGMGGGSADAAATLVALDRLWGLGLGGERLRQLGSRLGADVPFAMLGHTALGRGNGADLTTVLTHGEWTWLLAVPGGHLSTPAVFRRFDEIAAGGGRTPATRPTVDERQLQALSGGNIDLLAETLHNDLQAAAFALHPGLEPVVEAAEQLGAPAALVSGSGPTIAVLVEDEMQASSIAAGLMSESLVESCLVARGSAPGASVLEEE from the coding sequence ATGCCGCCCGCGCGTCAGCGGGTGGTGGTGCGCGCCCCCGGGAAGATCAACCTGTCCCTGGGGGTCGGTGCCGTCGACGACCGCGGCTATCACGCCCTGGCCACCGTGTTCCAGGCAGTGGATCTCTACGAGACGATCACCGCCACCCGGGCCGACGGGATGAGTCTCGAGGTCAGCTCCCAGGTGCCGGGGACCGTCCCGCTGGACGAGTCGAACCTGGCCCTGCGCGCGGCGGAGCTGCTGCGCACCGAGTGCGATCTCCGCGACGGCGCCGCGCTCCACATCCGCAAGCAGGTCCCGATCGCGGGAGGCATGGGTGGGGGATCGGCCGACGCCGCCGCCACCCTGGTCGCCCTGGACCGGCTGTGGGGCCTGGGCTTGGGCGGCGAGCGGCTGCGTCAGCTCGGCTCCCGGCTCGGCGCCGACGTGCCCTTCGCGATGCTCGGGCACACGGCGCTCGGCCGCGGCAACGGGGCGGACCTCACCACCGTGCTCACCCATGGGGAATGGACCTGGCTGCTCGCCGTCCCCGGCGGGCACCTCTCCACCCCGGCGGTGTTCCGCCGCTTCGACGAGATCGCCGCCGGTGGCGGGCGCACCCCTGCCACGCGACCCACGGTCGACGAGCGCCAGCTCCAGGCCCTCAGCGGCGGCAACATCGACCTGCTGGCCGAGACCCTGCACAACGACCTGCAGGCCGCGGCCTTCGCCCTGCACCCCGGACTGGAGCCCGTGGTCGAGGCCGCCGAGCAGCTCGGCGCCCCGGCCGCGCTGGTCAGCGGATCGGGCCCGACGATCGCGGTGCTGGTGGAGGACGAGATGCAGGCCAGCTCGATCGCGGCGGGGCTGATGAGCGAGTCGCTGGTGGAGTCGTGCCTGGTGGCCCGCGGGTCGGCACCGGGAGCGAGCGTGCTCGAGGAGGAGTGA